A single Vulcanisaeta distributa DSM 14429 DNA region contains:
- a CDS encoding chromatin protein Cren7 has translation MVTLEDLAKREYEVEGRKLRPTKVWKVQPKGRKGFVMALFKTPDGKTVRKVIAKVDEQGNIIT, from the coding sequence ATGGTTACGCTTGAGGATCTGGCTAAGAGGGAGTATGAGGTTGAGGGTAGGAAGTTGAGGCCTACGAAGGTTTGGAAGGTTCAGCCTAAGGGTAGGAAGGGCTTCGTAATGGCGTTGTTCAAGACACCAGACGGAAAAACAGTAAGAAAAGTAATAGCAAAAGTAGACGAACAAGGAAACATAATAACCTAA
- a CDS encoding DegT/DnrJ/EryC1/StrS family aminotransferase, with protein sequence MSELPAIEGGSPIRSTPLRFRPWITDEDINLVIDVLRSGQLSAIGGKWNTLLEQELTKYLGAKYAITVSNGTTALHVALKAIGVGPGDEVITTPFTFAASATTILHSNAIPVFADIDRETLNIDPSSIEDAITDRTKAIIVVHLAGYPAEMDEIMKIANERGLYVIEDTAQALGAVYRGRMAGSIGHVGTLSFYPTKTITTGEGGAVITSDAEIANRVRLLRSHGETGKYYYELLGYNYRMTEFQAALGYSQLRRIEEIIKRKEMFAKVLMEELQNLENDLIQFPRPKPYIRHAWHLFQILLNLERLRVSRDRVIDALRAEGIEAATVAYPIPLHKEPIITNMMGHGKGCPWTCPYYGRKVMYKPLPNAEWAAERVVTILIGPLYTTEDAIDTAKAIRKVLNHYRR encoded by the coding sequence ATGAGTGAATTACCTGCAATTGAAGGTGGAAGCCCAATTAGATCTACGCCCCTTCGTTTTAGACCTTGGATAACCGATGAGGATATAAATCTCGTAATTGACGTACTCAGGTCAGGCCAGTTATCAGCCATTGGCGGTAAATGGAATACCCTACTTGAGCAGGAACTAACTAAGTACTTAGGCGCTAAGTATGCCATAACGGTGTCCAATGGCACAACCGCGCTACATGTGGCGCTTAAGGCCATTGGCGTTGGACCTGGCGATGAGGTTATTACAACACCATTCACATTCGCCGCATCGGCAACGACAATACTTCATTCGAATGCAATACCAGTATTTGCGGATATTGATAGGGAGACCCTGAACATAGACCCATCATCCATAGAGGACGCTATAACCGATAGGACCAAGGCGATAATCGTTGTTCACTTGGCTGGTTATCCTGCTGAGATGGATGAAATAATGAAGATAGCTAATGAGAGGGGGCTATACGTAATCGAGGACACCGCACAGGCCCTTGGGGCGGTTTATAGGGGTCGTATGGCTGGTTCGATAGGTCATGTTGGCACATTAAGTTTTTACCCCACGAAAACGATAACCACGGGTGAGGGTGGTGCGGTTATTACAAGTGATGCCGAGATCGCTAATAGGGTTAGGTTGTTAAGGAGTCATGGTGAGACCGGGAAGTATTACTATGAGTTGTTGGGTTATAATTACAGGATGACCGAGTTCCAGGCCGCACTTGGTTATTCACAGTTGAGGAGGATTGAGGAGATAATTAAGCGTAAGGAGATGTTTGCTAAGGTGCTCATGGAGGAGTTGCAGAACCTTGAGAATGACCTTATTCAATTCCCACGTCCAAAGCCATACATTAGGCATGCATGGCACCTATTCCAAATACTCCTAAACCTGGAAAGGCTTAGGGTCAGTAGGGATAGGGTAATTGATGCATTAAGGGCTGAGGGTATTGAGGCAGCCACCGTGGCTTACCCAATACCCCTTCATAAAGAACCAATAATAACAAACATGATGGGTCATGGTAAAGGTTGCCCATGGACGTGCCCATACTACGGAAGGAAAGTTATGTATAAACCGTTGCCAAATGCTGAATGGGCTGCTGAACGAGTAGTGACAATCTTAATTGGGCCCTTATACACCACTGAGGACGCGATCGATACTGCAAAGGCAATAAGGAAGGTTCTTAACCATTACAGGAGGTAA
- a CDS encoding YkgJ family cysteine cluster protein: protein MRLFQCLRCDECCYFDNEERGPILFEDELVRLRTLAKSRGFDIKYRELTINGVKVYRWLVRGYCPFYDRENRVCTIHPMKPLACKMYPLLYNPNTGEVLISRECKWVDDALSSGEDLGLENFPGETKALEEALSRLYKVRIRIHR from the coding sequence ATGAGACTATTTCAATGCCTACGATGCGATGAGTGCTGCTACTTTGATAATGAGGAGAGGGGCCCTATATTGTTTGAGGATGAGCTCGTTAGGTTAAGGACTTTAGCCAAGTCTAGGGGCTTTGATATTAAATATCGTGAACTAACCATAAATGGCGTTAAAGTGTATAGGTGGTTAGTAAGGGGTTATTGCCCATTTTACGATAGGGAAAATAGGGTTTGTACAATACATCCTATGAAACCACTCGCCTGCAAAATGTATCCGTTACTGTATAATCCAAATACCGGTGAGGTACTAATATCGAGGGAGTGTAAGTGGGTTGATGATGCCCTTAGTTCTGGCGAGGACTTGGGACTTGAGAACTTCCCTGGGGAGACCAAGGCACTTGAGGAGGCATTGTCGCGGTTGTATAAGGTTAGGATTAGGATCCATAGGTAG
- a CDS encoding PRC-barrel domain-containing protein, which produces MMVFKFFSSVKSTEKKFRGYVGKPVVTNDGKVIGTVVSIKLSKSDLKPISITVKLNDGSTKEFSVNDVSAVFATDKVVFQRFNDEYSGLVSMYRNEVDSIKERLRDIMDKLNKLSDLLLQGGIKEDLYRDIRDRLEKERVKWIRQCNEKISAINDTLSEIDKKIGDAERRKSELMIKQVVGDLGDDEKNELTGLEELLNQLRKTRSELLSLRIELEKECY; this is translated from the coding sequence ATGATGGTATTTAAATTCTTCAGTTCGGTGAAGTCAACAGAGAAGAAGTTTAGGGGATATGTCGGTAAGCCTGTTGTTACTAATGATGGTAAGGTAATTGGTACCGTAGTGAGCATAAAGTTAAGTAAGAGTGATTTGAAGCCAATCTCCATAACCGTTAAATTAAACGATGGAAGTACTAAGGAGTTTAGTGTTAATGATGTCAGTGCCGTATTTGCAACGGATAAGGTGGTGTTTCAGAGGTTTAATGATGAGTATTCGGGCCTTGTTAGTATGTATAGGAATGAAGTGGATAGTATTAAGGAGAGGCTTAGGGACATCATGGACAAGCTGAATAAGCTTAGTGATTTACTCCTTCAGGGTGGTATCAAGGAAGACCTATATAGGGATATTAGGGATAGGCTTGAGAAGGAGAGGGTTAAGTGGATTAGGCAGTGCAATGAGAAGATCAGTGCGATAAATGATACGCTTTCTGAAATAGATAAGAAGATCGGTGATGCAGAAAGAAGGAAGAGCGAGTTAATGATTAAGCAGGTTGTTGGTGATTTAGGGGATGATGAGAAGAATGAATTGACGGGACTCGAGGAGTTACTCAATCAATTGAGGAAGACTAGGTCTGAATTACTCTCGTTAAGGATAGAGTTGGAGAAGGAGTGCTATTAA
- a CDS encoding ATP-grasp domain-containing protein → MPNSVVIIGDSPIPDRPSRDLIIYARDSGLNAMYVPISRISVKVDKDGPLTVIRDRPFKVDGVFLRSLGVLIDVETFFRRTITMRLIEESGTVVINPLDGLLRTRNKLETTVILKSKGLPVPDTIGTEDILYAYEMAKSMKDVVIKPLQGSRGYGAVKVSDADIAFQIMRTLLTFKKPIYLQKYIEKPNRDIRVMVIDGEVFGCMIRVAPLGQWKTNVAQGAVGKPCTNIDKTVMELAVKSVEALDLIYGGVDIGEGKDGYVIFEVNGSPDWAELTAVTGRNPAKALVLSMMRRLKA, encoded by the coding sequence ATGCCTAATTCAGTCGTTATAATAGGTGATTCGCCAATACCCGACAGACCAAGCAGGGACTTAATCATTTATGCAAGAGATTCTGGTTTAAATGCCATGTATGTGCCGATTTCACGAATATCGGTTAAGGTTGATAAGGATGGGCCGCTCACGGTTATTAGGGATAGGCCGTTTAAGGTTGATGGTGTCTTCCTTAGGAGCCTTGGTGTTCTCATTGATGTTGAGACCTTCTTCAGGAGGACAATAACCATGAGATTAATTGAGGAGAGCGGTACTGTGGTTATTAATCCATTGGATGGATTACTAAGGACTAGGAATAAGCTTGAGACAACCGTAATATTAAAGAGTAAGGGCTTGCCTGTGCCCGACACAATAGGCACCGAGGACATACTATACGCGTACGAGATGGCTAAGAGCATGAAGGATGTGGTGATTAAGCCGTTGCAGGGTTCGAGGGGTTATGGTGCGGTGAAGGTGAGTGATGCTGACATAGCGTTCCAAATAATGAGAACGTTACTCACGTTCAAAAAGCCAATATACCTACAGAAGTACATAGAGAAGCCTAACCGTGATATTAGGGTCATGGTAATCGATGGTGAGGTCTTCGGCTGCATGATTAGGGTCGCCCCATTGGGTCAATGGAAAACCAACGTGGCTCAGGGAGCCGTTGGTAAGCCCTGTACTAACATTGATAAGACAGTGATGGAATTAGCCGTGAAGTCCGTGGAGGCTCTTGACCTTATTTATGGCGGTGTTGACATTGGCGAGGGTAAGGATGGTTACGTAATATTTGAGGTGAACGGATCACCGGATTGGGCTGAGTTAACTGCAGTCACGGGTAGGAATCCCGCTAAGGCCCTTGTCCTCTCTATGATGAGGAGGTTAAAGGCATAA